In Oryzihumus leptocrescens, the following are encoded in one genomic region:
- a CDS encoding DUF3626 domain-containing protein — translation MADTPAQVRALDHVAAQSSGPPVDRDLRVTLNFHPDRMTSGRPILVALGEDGCYRSQFVTGTSNGGLTAHPGGDRWRWESRIFGGAYDGAHPAERPVYGALNLWRRPGGAAPRFGSAHVRLTAQALARSTFCHPDSVFEPTHFGVAGRAGLLVRARPGEPELLDDYVEAQVHGPVRLDRDVEALVLDPCYRGTAVEAQARALPCPVEWHPGWRLTVVELQRHPEYRGPEIVEAGLAIAQDGVLDGRVVGEAVASGRHDPQTLKRVWHYVARFGSPAHAGERP, via the coding sequence GTGGCTGACACGCCGGCGCAGGTCCGGGCCCTGGACCACGTCGCGGCGCAGTCCTCCGGCCCGCCGGTCGACCGCGACCTGCGGGTGACGTTGAACTTCCACCCCGACCGGATGACGTCGGGCCGGCCGATCCTGGTCGCGCTGGGCGAGGACGGTTGCTACCGCTCGCAGTTCGTCACCGGGACGAGCAACGGAGGGCTCACCGCCCACCCCGGCGGGGACCGCTGGCGGTGGGAGAGCCGGATCTTCGGGGGCGCCTACGACGGCGCCCACCCGGCCGAGCGCCCCGTCTACGGCGCGCTGAACCTGTGGCGACGGCCCGGCGGCGCGGCGCCGCGCTTCGGTTCGGCGCACGTGCGGCTCACCGCGCAGGCGCTGGCGCGCTCGACGTTCTGCCACCCCGACAGCGTCTTCGAGCCGACCCACTTCGGGGTGGCCGGGCGGGCGGGACTGTTGGTGCGGGCCCGGCCGGGGGAACCGGAGCTGCTCGACGACTACGTCGAGGCCCAGGTCCACGGTCCGGTCCGGCTCGACCGCGACGTCGAGGCGCTGGTGCTCGACCCCTGCTACCGGGGCACCGCCGTCGAGGCGCAGGCCCGGGCACTGCCCTGCCCGGTCGAGTGGCACCCCGGGTGGCGCCTGACCGTGGTCGAGCTGCAGCGTCACCCGGAATACCGCGGCCCGGAGATCGTCGAGGCCGGCCTGGCCATCGCGCAGGACGGGGTGCTGGACGGGCGGGTCGTCGGGGAGGCGGTCGCCTCGGGGCGCCACGACCCGCAGACGCTCAAGCGGGTGTGGCACTACGTCGCCCGGTTCGGGTCGCCGGCCCACGCGGGGGAGCGGCCGTAG
- a CDS encoding metal-dependent hydrolase encodes MLGHSHALSGLAAGAATLPFAPVHTAAQQTAWVAAWGGFAMLPDLDQRGATIGRMWGGFTEALAGGIATVSRGHRNGTHDAIIAPVVFGAIAWLAGQHPVSSFAMLAFAIGLALRACNFVIPGRAENTVIGNLAMSGLGAWWITASGHYTHMSAPWLPVAVAGGVLVHIAGDWLTVGGIPVPFTWFGGHAQRVAGRFFKTGSPAEHFLAAPAFLVATVYALYRNTGVYAATASLRAAIRALG; translated from the coding sequence GTGCTCGGCCACTCCCACGCGCTGTCCGGCCTCGCCGCCGGCGCCGCCACGCTGCCCTTCGCCCCCGTGCACACGGCCGCCCAGCAGACCGCGTGGGTCGCGGCGTGGGGAGGCTTCGCGATGCTGCCCGACCTCGACCAGCGCGGCGCGACGATCGGCCGGATGTGGGGCGGGTTCACCGAGGCCCTCGCGGGCGGCATCGCCACGGTCTCACGGGGCCACCGCAACGGCACCCACGACGCCATCATCGCGCCGGTCGTCTTCGGCGCCATCGCCTGGCTCGCCGGCCAGCACCCCGTGAGCTCGTTCGCGATGCTGGCGTTCGCGATCGGGCTCGCGCTGCGGGCCTGCAACTTCGTCATCCCCGGCCGGGCGGAGAACACCGTCATCGGCAACCTCGCCATGTCCGGCCTCGGCGCGTGGTGGATCACCGCGTCCGGCCACTACACGCACATGTCGGCGCCCTGGCTGCCGGTCGCAGTGGCCGGCGGCGTGCTGGTGCACATCGCCGGGGACTGGCTCACCGTCGGCGGCATCCCGGTGCCGTTCACCTGGTTCGGCGGTCACGCCCAGCGCGTCGCCGGTCGCTTCTTCAAGACCGGGTCGCCGGCGGAGCACTTCCTCGCGGCCCCGGCGTTCCTGGTCGCCACGGTCTACGCCCTCTACCGCAACACCGGCGTGTATGCCGCGACCGCCTCCCTGCGCGCGGCCATCCGCGCGCTCGGGTGA
- a CDS encoding DUF1203 domain-containing protein produces the protein MATALEFLPIATPVLERIRATGRDAFGNAATPQVREAGLPLRCCLRLSRDGERVRLVAHRPSELGGPYAEVGPVFVHAEACEGYRTPHTFPAEFRDRRAVLRAYGADGMMLDGVLAEPGQSEHLVGRLLADPRVDQVHVRNVVAGCWNFTVRRAST, from the coding sequence ATGGCAACCGCCCTGGAGTTCCTCCCCATCGCCACCCCGGTGCTCGAGCGCATCCGGGCCACTGGCCGCGACGCCTTCGGCAACGCGGCGACACCACAGGTGCGCGAGGCCGGCCTGCCCCTGCGCTGCTGCCTGCGGCTGTCCCGCGACGGCGAGCGCGTGCGGCTGGTCGCGCACCGTCCGTCCGAGCTGGGCGGCCCCTACGCCGAGGTCGGACCGGTGTTCGTCCACGCCGAGGCGTGCGAGGGCTACCGGACACCCCACACCTTCCCCGCCGAGTTCCGCGACCGGCGTGCCGTCCTGCGCGCCTACGGCGCCGACGGGATGATGCTCGACGGCGTGCTGGCCGAGCCCGGGCAGAGCGAGCACCTGGTGGGCCGGCTCCTGGCCGACCCGCGGGTGGACCAGGTGCACGTGCGCAACGTCGTCGCCGGCTGCTGGAACTTCACCGTCCGCCGCGCCTCCACCTGA
- a CDS encoding nuclear transport factor 2 family protein, with translation MGETDVHDLFRRAVAEDDAAAMREGVKRMLGLAEGGGLSPEREYELRRPDFVMEMPQSGERVRGREDMRRMQESFPGGGPAFTLRRVVGCGRVWVAEADGRYGEDHWQVVAIFELDADGLIARETRYYPQPFDAPDWRGGFTERM, from the coding sequence ATGGGCGAGACGGATGTGCACGACCTGTTCCGGCGGGCCGTGGCCGAGGACGACGCGGCCGCGATGCGCGAGGGGGTGAAACGGATGCTCGGGCTTGCCGAGGGTGGCGGGCTCTCACCGGAGCGGGAGTACGAGCTGCGGCGCCCGGACTTCGTCATGGAGATGCCGCAGTCCGGCGAACGCGTCCGTGGACGCGAGGACATGCGCCGGATGCAGGAGTCCTTCCCCGGTGGCGGCCCCGCGTTCACCCTGCGCCGCGTCGTCGGGTGCGGCCGGGTGTGGGTGGCCGAGGCCGACGGGCGGTACGGCGAGGACCACTGGCAGGTGGTGGCCATCTTCGAGCTCGACGCCGACGGCCTCATCGCCCGGGAGACGCGCTACTACCCGCAGCCGTTCGACGCGCCGGACTGGCGGGGAGGGTTCACCGAGCGGATGTAG
- a CDS encoding SDR family oxidoreductase: MDTDSMVALVTGGSRGIGARTALTLARRGWDVAISYREREADAEAVVEACREAGRRAVAVRADVAVEADLVALFGAVDDRLGRLNVLVNNAGIVPPLGRVEDYTAARLEQVLAVNVAGPFLAAREAVRRMSTAHGGRGGVIVNVSSRAAALGAPGEYVDYAASKAAIDAMTLGLAREVAGEGIRVVGVSPGLIDTEIHAPGRLDRLGHTPPLGRPGTPAEVADAIAWLVSDEASYVTGSTLDISGGR, translated from the coding sequence GTGGACACCGACAGCATGGTCGCGCTCGTCACCGGCGGCAGCCGCGGCATCGGCGCGCGGACCGCCCTGACCCTGGCCCGCCGCGGGTGGGACGTCGCGATCTCCTACCGCGAGCGCGAAGCCGACGCCGAGGCCGTCGTCGAGGCGTGCCGTGAGGCAGGGCGTCGGGCGGTCGCGGTAAGGGCCGACGTCGCCGTGGAGGCCGACCTGGTCGCACTGTTCGGCGCGGTCGACGACCGGCTCGGCAGGCTCAACGTGCTGGTCAACAACGCGGGCATCGTCCCGCCGCTGGGGCGCGTCGAGGACTACACCGCAGCCCGCCTCGAGCAGGTGCTCGCCGTCAACGTGGCCGGTCCGTTCCTCGCCGCGCGTGAGGCGGTGCGCCGGATGTCCACGGCGCACGGCGGTCGCGGCGGGGTCATCGTCAACGTCTCCTCGCGCGCAGCGGCCCTCGGCGCCCCCGGGGAGTACGTCGACTACGCCGCCAGCAAGGCCGCCATCGACGCGATGACTCTCGGCCTGGCCAGGGAGGTCGCCGGCGAGGGCATCCGCGTCGTCGGGGTCAGCCCGGGCCTGATCGACACCGAGATCCACGCCCCCGGGCGGCTCGACCGTCTCGGTCACACCCCTCCCCTGGGCCGGCCCGGGACGCCGGCGGAGGTCGCCGACGCCATCGCGTGGCTGGTCTCGGACGAGGCGTCCTACGTCACCGGCAGCACCCTGGACATCAGCGGCGGCCGCTAG
- a CDS encoding glyoxalase superfamily protein — protein sequence MSWKIEVVPVPVTDVDRAKKFYVEQVGFHADHDHQVDETVRFVQLTPPGSACSIVIGTGIVEMEPGSLRGVMIVIDDAEATRRELLERGVDASEVDVQPWGRFVRFSDPDGNLWVLQELPARG from the coding sequence ATGAGCTGGAAGATCGAAGTGGTGCCCGTGCCCGTCACCGACGTCGACCGGGCCAAGAAGTTCTACGTCGAGCAGGTCGGCTTCCACGCCGACCACGACCACCAGGTCGACGAGACCGTGCGGTTCGTGCAGCTCACCCCGCCGGGGTCGGCCTGCTCCATCGTCATCGGCACCGGGATCGTCGAGATGGAGCCCGGCAGCCTGCGCGGGGTCATGATCGTCATCGACGACGCCGAGGCGACCCGCCGCGAGCTGCTCGAGCGCGGCGTCGACGCCAGCGAGGTCGACGTGCAGCCGTGGGGCCGGTTCGTCCGGTTCAGCGACCCGGACGGCAACCTCTGGGTGCTCCAGGAGCTGCCCGCTCGCGGCTAG
- a CDS encoding VOC family protein: protein MRRFPGSDVLGVERGMVVVGESLRTISAMSLFVEDVPAAKAFYREVFDVPVVYEDEVSAALKFDNLLVNLLHHSAASGLVAPAPVAAAGDGSRFQLSVWVQDVDGVCADLERRGVTLLTGPVDQPWGMRTATFTDPAGHSWEVAQGIGS, encoded by the coding sequence GTGCGCAGGTTCCCCGGCAGCGACGTGCTGGGGGTGGAGAGGGGGATGGTCGTCGTGGGTGAGTCGCTGAGGACGATCAGCGCCATGAGCCTGTTCGTCGAGGACGTGCCGGCGGCGAAGGCGTTCTACCGCGAGGTCTTCGACGTGCCCGTGGTCTACGAGGACGAGGTGTCGGCCGCGCTGAAGTTCGACAACCTCCTGGTGAACCTGCTGCACCACTCGGCTGCCTCGGGCCTCGTCGCCCCGGCGCCGGTCGCGGCCGCCGGGGACGGGTCGCGGTTCCAGCTCAGCGTGTGGGTCCAGGACGTCGACGGCGTCTGCGCCGACCTGGAGCGCCGCGGCGTGACGCTGTTGACCGGCCCGGTGGACCAGCCGTGGGGCATGCGCACGGCCACCTTCACCGACCCCGCCGGGCACAGCTGGGAAGTCGCCCAGGGCATCGGCTCCTGA
- a CDS encoding DinB family protein — protein sequence MSTTDVSAEHRLLLAHVNAQRRHVLGILEGLDDEALRRPVLPSGWSCLGLLRHLALDDERFWFQAVLAGDPDAIAEVTGNPADAWQVGPETSADSVLALYREQAERTDVLLAGMSLDTPPAWWPDFFGGWRLDTAREVVLHVLTETATHAGHLDAARELIDGRTWLVLS from the coding sequence GTGAGCACGACGGACGTCAGCGCCGAGCACCGGCTGCTCCTGGCGCACGTGAACGCGCAGCGGCGCCACGTCCTGGGCATCCTCGAGGGCCTCGACGACGAGGCGCTGCGCCGGCCGGTGCTGCCGTCGGGGTGGAGCTGCCTGGGGCTGCTGCGCCACCTGGCCCTGGACGACGAGCGGTTCTGGTTCCAGGCCGTCCTTGCCGGCGACCCGGACGCCATCGCCGAGGTCACGGGCAACCCGGCGGACGCCTGGCAGGTGGGCCCGGAGACCTCGGCCGATTCGGTGCTCGCGCTCTACCGCGAGCAGGCCGAGCGCACCGACGTCCTCCTCGCCGGCATGTCGCTGGACACGCCACCGGCGTGGTGGCCCGACTTCTTCGGTGGCTGGCGGCTCGACACCGCCCGTGAGGTCGTCCTCCACGTGCTCACCGAGACCGCCACCCACGCCGGCCACCTCGACGCCGCCCGTGAGCTCATCGACGGCCGGACCTGGCTCGTCCTGTCCTGA